A genomic window from Gambusia affinis linkage group LG16, SWU_Gaff_1.0, whole genome shotgun sequence includes:
- the grem1b gene encoding gremlin-1: protein MAVSAHTLCSMVFIIGLLSSPADSKRNRASQGAIPHPDKNNPNESEQQPQPPQSGSRSRQRPGSTSPADEVLESSQEALHVTERQYLKRDWCKTQPLKQTIHEEGCVSRTIINRFCYGQCNSFYIPRHIRREEGAFQSCSFCKPKRFTTMTFTLNCPDQQPPTKKKRIQRVKQCRCISIDLD, encoded by the coding sequence ATGGCCGTCTCCGCGCACACTCTATGCAGTATGGTTTTCATCATCGGACTGCTGTCATCTCCCGCGGATTCAAAAAGAAACCGAGCCTCGCAAGGGGCCATTCCTCATCCTGACAAAAATAACCCAAACGAATCGGAGCAGCAACCGCAGCCCCCACAGTCGGGATCCAGGTCCCGTCAGAGGCCGGGCTCAACCTCACCAGCCGACGAGGTGCTGGAGTCCAGCCAGGAGGCTCTGCATGTGACGGAGCGCCAGTATTTGAAACGGGACTGGTGCAAAACGCAGCCTCTCAAGCAGACGATTCATGAGGAGGGCTGTGTTAGCCGCACCATCATCAACCGCTTCTGCTACGGACAGTGCAACTCCTTCTACATCCCCAGGCACATCCGCAGGGAGGAGGGCGCCTTCCAGTCCTGTTCGTTTTGCAAACCAAAGCGGTTCACCACCATGACTTTTACCTTGAACTGTCCGGATCAGCAGCCTCCCACCAAGAAGAAGCGCATCCAGCGCGTCAAGCAGTGCCGCTGTATCTCCATAGACCTGGACTGA